One genomic window of Medicago truncatula cultivar Jemalong A17 chromosome 1, MtrunA17r5.0-ANR, whole genome shotgun sequence includes the following:
- the LOC25485361 gene encoding glutathione S-transferase T3: MGYPSQTPPFNGYMPMVNENFQSVGEYPEFSSQINRGGMTRDNEVAPTPEDTTPKSKRNQQPSWNTEQNLVLISGWIKYGTCSVVGRNQTSEAYWGKIAEYCNEHCSFDSPRDVVACRNRFNYMNKLINKWVGAYDSAKRMQGSGWSEDDVFKKAQELYGCGKNVQFTLMEEWRALRDQPRYGSQVGGNVDSGSSGSKRSYEDSVGSSARPMGRDAAKKKGKKKSKGETLEKVEKEWVQFKELKEQEIEQLKELTLVKQQKNKLLQEKTQAKKMKMYLKLKDEEHLDDRKNELLGKLERELFEN; this comes from the coding sequence ATGGGAtatccatctcaaacaccccCATTCAATGGTTATATGCCAAtggtgaatgaaaattttcagagTGTTGGTGAATATCCTGAATTTTCATCACAAATAAATCGTGGTGGAATGACACGAGATAATGAAGTTGCTCCAACTCCAGAGGATACAACTCCAAAGAGCAAGAGAAACCAACAACCATCATGGAACACTGAACAAAATTTGGTGTTAATTAGTGGGTGGATAAAATATGGAACATGCAGTGTTGTCGGAAGAAACCAGACAAGTGAAGCATATTGGGGTAAAATTGCTGAGTATTGTAACGAGCATTGCTCATTCGATTCTCCGCGCGATGTAGTTGCATGCCGAAaccgttttaattatatgaacaaattaataaataaatgggttGGTGCTTATGATAGCGCTAAGCGTATGCAAGGAAGCGGTTGGTCggaagatgatgttttcaaaAAAGCTCAAGAATTATATGGATGTGGGAAGAATGTTCAATTTACTTTAATGGAAGAATGGCGCGCTCTCCGAGATCAACCACGGTATGGTAGTCAAGTGGGAGGAAATGTTGACTCAGGAAGTAGTGGATCTAAGAGATCTTACGAGGACTCTGTAGGATCTAGTGCTCGTCCAATGGGTAGGGATGcagctaaaaaaaaaggaaagaagaaaagCAAGGGCGAGACATTGGAGAAGGTGGAAAAGGAATGGGTTCAattcaaagaattaaaagagcaagagattgaacaattgaaagagtTAACTTTGGTGAAACAACAGAAAAACAAGTTGCTGCAAGAAAAGACTCaagctaaaaaaatgaaaatgtatctaAAGTTAAAGGACGAAGAGCATCTCGATGACCGGAAGAATGAGCTGTTGGGGAAGTTGGAGCGTGAgctgtttgaaaattaa
- the LOC112418974 gene encoding uncharacterized protein yields MQKHVFLRIVGDLSITDNYFTQRVDAANKEGISPLAKCTTAMRMLAYGVAADAVDEYIKIGGTTALECLRRFCKGIIRLYEEVYLRAPNQDDLQRILHVSEMRGFPGMIGSIDCMHWEWKNCPKAWEGQFTRGDKGTTTVILEAVASHDLWIWHAFFGCPGTLNDINVLDRSPVFDDVEQGKAPRVNFFVNQRPYNMAYYLADGIYPSYPTFVKSIRLPQSEPDKLFAKHQESCRKDIERAFGVLQARFKIIREPARLWDIADLGIIMRSCIILHNMIVEDERDTYAQRWTDFEQYEGSGSSTAQPYSTEVLPTFANHVRARSELRDPRYG; encoded by the exons ATGCAAAAGCATGTTTTCCTTCGAATCGTTGGAGACCTTTCAATTACTGATAACTACTTCACCCAGCGAGTTGATGCCGCCAACAAAGAAGGTATATCACCGTTAGCAAAATGTACCACAGCAATGCGAATGTTAGCATATGGCGTGGCAGCAGATGCGGTCgatgaatacatcaaaataggaggTACTACAGCATTGGAGTGCTTACGTAGATTCTGTAAAGGAATCATACGATTGTATGAGGAAGTGTACCTGAGAGCACCAAACCAAGATGACCTTCAAAGAATACTGCATGTTAGTGAAATGCGGGGGTTCCCAGGGATGATCGGGAGCATTGACTGCATGCATTGGGAGtggaaaaattgtcctaaagcaTGGGAAGGTCAATTCACCAGGGGGGATAAGGGAACCACCACAGTTATTCTTGAAGCAGTTGCATCTCATGATCTATGGATCTGGCATGCCTTTTTTGGATGTCCAGGAACGTTGAACGATATCAATGTTCTAGACCGGTCACCGGTGTTTGATGATGTGGAACAGGGAAAGGCTCCACGTGTgaatttctttgtgaatcaacgtCCCTATAATATGGCATACTATCTAGCTGATGGTATCTACCCTTCTTATCCAACTTTCGTCAAATCAATTAGACTTCCTCAAAGTGAACCTGATAAGTTATTCGCAAAACATCAGGAGAGCTGTCGGAAGGACATCGAACGTGCTTTTGGAgtgcttcaagctcgatttaaaatcatccgtgaaccagctcgcttgtgggacatagccgatttgggtatcatcatgaggtcatgcatcatattgcataatatgattgttgaggatgaacgCGATACATATGCTCAACGTTGGACCGATTTTGAGCAATATGAGGGAAGTGGATCTAGTACAGCGCAACCATACTCGACCGAGGTGTTACCcacttttgcaaatcatgtgcgtgctagatccgagttgcgtgatccaa GATATGGATAG
- the LOC25485360 gene encoding uncharacterized protein has translation MEKKQGFFSALKEEVVRGLSPSRTRSRSRSRSTSPARTGSPMTGLFTRKKNHPNPNLDSSLARSGGLRPLGETLTPLIEGPDSENGDLKRIGSGLGNWMKDQLSRAPSVSYKRSDLRLLLGVMGAPLAPFHVCSTDPLPHLSIKDTPIETSSAQYILQQYIAASGGQKLQNSIRNAYAMGKVRMVASEFETATRVVKNRNASRCAESGGFVLWQMNPDMWYVELSVGGSKVHAGCNGKLVWRHTPWLGAHTAKGPVRPLRRALQGLDPRTTASMFADARCIGEKNINGEDCFILKHCTDPETLKARSEGPAEIIRHVLFGYFSQKTGLLVHIEDSHLTRIQSNGGDAVYWETTINSFLDDYRPVEGIMIAHSGHSVVTLFRFGEMAMSHTKTKMEEAWTIEEVAFNIPGLSLDCFIPPADLKTASVSEACELPQDERGKNSLGVHRTKVVALEKSHDCSIDKMIWKMEI, from the exons atggAAAAGAAACAGGGTTTCTTCTCTGCACTCAAAGAAGAAGTAGTTCGCGGCCTCTCACCTTCTCGCACTCGTTCTCGTTCTCGTTCCCGGTCTACTAGCCCGGCCCGAACCGGTTCACCTATGACCGGTCTATTCACTCGAAAGAAAAACCATCCAAACCCCAACCTAGACTCTTCACTGGCAAGATCCGGTGGTTTAAGGCCGTTAGGAGAGACACTAACGCCGTTAATTGAAGGACCTGATTCAGAAAACGGGGATCTAAAACGAATCGGGTCGGGTTTAGGAAACTGGATGAAGGATCAGCTATCACGTGCTCCTTCCGTTTCGTATAAGAGGTCTGATCTGAGACTTCTGCTTGGTGTTATGGGTGCTCCGTTAGCTCCTTTTCATGTTTGCTCCACTGACCCACTTCCTCATCTTAGTATCAAAGATACTCCAATC GAAACATCATCTGCGCAGTATATATTGCAGCAGTACATAGCGGCATCTGGGGGGCAGAAATTGCAGAACTCTATACGAAATGCTTATGCGATGGGGAAGGTTAGAATGGTAGCTTCTGAATTTGAAACTGCAACTAGGGTAGTGAAGAATCGGAATGCTTCTAGATGTGCAGAGTCTGGTGGATTTGTGCTGTGGCAGATGAATCCGGATATGTGGTATGTTGAGCTTTCTGTTGGTGGAAGCAAGGTTCATGCTGGTTGCAATGGAAAGCTTGTTTGGAGGCACACTCCTTGGCTTGGTGCTCACACCGCAAAGGGACCCGTGAGGCCTTTGCGCCGTGCACTTCAG ggCCTTGACCCGCGAACCACTGCTAGCATGTTTGCTGATGCCAGATGCATAGGAGAGAAGAATATCAATGGTGAGGATTGCTTCATCCTTAAGCACTGTACAGATCCGGAAACACTGAAGGCTCGGAGCGAGGGTCCTGCTGAGATTATTAGACATGTCTTATTCGGATACTTTAGTCAGAAAACTGGGCTTCTTGTTCACATTGAGGATTCTCATCTGACCCGCATACAATCCAATGGAGGTGACGCGGTTTATTGGGAAACAACGATCAATTCATTCCTTGATGATTACAGGCCTGTGGAAGGGATCATGATTGCCCATTCAGGGCATTCTGTGGTGACTCTTTTCAGGTTTGGGGAGATGGCCATGAGccataccaaaacaaaaatggaagaaGCCTGGACAATTGAAGAGGTTGCGTTTAATATTCCAGGTCTCTCGTTAGATTGCTTCATTCCCCCAGCCGATTTGAAGACAGCTTCTGTCAGTGAAGCTTGTGAACTTCCTCAAGATGAAAGAGGAAAGAACTCACTTGGAGTACATCGAACCAAAGTTGTTGCACTGGAGAAATCACACGATTGCAGCATTGATAAGATGATATGGAAGATGGAAATCTAA